The segment CTCTATTGGTAATATTAAAACTAATTATTCTGACCAAATATTTGTGAGCACAGTAGACCATTGCATGCTGATCTGTAGATATAGTTAATTCAAATGAATGATCTATATGAGTTATTTTGACCAATCAGTGACTTGTGATGTGCTGAAATTCACAGAACCTGAGGCACGTTCTTACTGACTGCCCAATGCAGCATGTGGTGAGTATACAAGTATGCTTGATGAGAGGAATGTATTCTCCATCTGTGCTACTATGAAACTCATCAGTTTGTTGAATTGTCTTTTTTTGACTCTGCTTTCCCAGAGAGAATCAGGACTACAGGTTTTACAGCTGTTCATCAATAAATTAGATGTTGAAGCAAAGCACAAGTTCTTCAGGTGAGAATCATCAGGGAAGTAAGAAAATACCAAACCAAATGTTCATGTGTGTCAACAgcacaaatacatacagtactgtacatgCTTTTATAAACTTGTTAGGCTGCATGATCTCTGGACGAGACCGTCTGAATACAAAGCACATTTTGCACATGCTTTACTGTATATTTGCTTTATTTTCACACATGATTTTATTCCACTGTCAAAGTTATTTAGCGTCTACCATATATTGATATTTATCTAATTCATACTGAATACTCACATTTCTgggtttttttatattttattttgaatcatTCCTAGTTTAAACTACAGCTGTCCTTTTCTACCCATTTGTGCTCCAATCCATACATTTCCCTTCTTTTCTCAATATttgtttattgtattatatGTATTTAATGTGCTCCAGTGTTAAATTGTTGTATATGTTTATACAACTCCATTTGACCGATTTAACTATATATTCAAtgttttttctaatttaatttttttaaatattcttttAGTATTTCTGCAGCTACATCTTATACTGATCTAAAGTCTATCAACAAAAGTCATATTTTCTGTTGCAGGTGCATGTTGAAAACCAGCAACCATGCAGGAGTAGAAAGTTACATAGTAAAAAACACCAGGAATCAAGTTGAATTTTCTATGAAGGTGAGATAAAAGATAATAGACTTACAAATGTCATATTACTATGAGATCCTGCCTATGTATTTGACCTTAGTCTTGAATGCTTAACTCTCCTCCAGCCGGGTAATGCCAATGAGTGGTTCCTTGGGGAGGAGTTTCTCTCGTTGTTGGGACTGGTGTTGTATTTGCCACAAGGTGCTGAGACAGATTTGCTGAACAGTATGGATAGGTAAGTAACATGAACAACGGTTTAACATATACAGACAGGCCTGCTCAATTATTTTCTTCTGAGTCTACACTTGGCATATTCCAATTACTACAGATTACATAGATTTAGTATTTGCCGAAGCATGCCACAAATTTTCCCAGTGGTCCCTTAGTGTCAGTCAGGATATGGCACAGTCACCAAAGTCAGAAGTTTTTGCCTTTATTTGGTCATCACAAACCACATATGTACAAGAGATGCAAGCTCGAGCAATGTATCTTTGATATGTTTTGGCCAACGTAAAATATAtggaaaaccaaacaaaaattaaataaatattgttcTATGTGACACAATCAACTTTAGATCTGATTAAGTTACAGACATCTGTgacctgttttctttttcaaacaaatctCAGCCTTCTCACAATTCCGCTCTCCTACAGAGATTCAAAGACAAAATGTCTGTAATTGTGAGAACTGGGACACTTTTTCCAGATTAAGCCATTAAGCAATGCCCTGTCTTTGTTGATCCAGGATAATGGAGAGTCTAAATCTTCTACGCTACATCCTTATTAGAGACAGAGAACTAAGGAGAACTGTAAGTCAGTCTAATTCAACACTGTCAGTGCTCTTCTGCCAGTCAGCCTGGTTAATGCACAAATGTTGATGATGCTTTACTCATCCTACCTTCAGACAGGTGTGTGGGAAGAGCTGTGCAGGCTCAAAGACGAATACTTAAAAATGCTCCGTGTGTGTATCAGCATTTCAAGAGGATATTATTCCGCTGAACTGAAGGCACTGAGGGAAGATCAAAAGCTAAAAGCAAAAGGTAGGCATTAGCTCCTACTCTATGTAACAAAAGGCCATTGAAATAACCTTGTTCAAACGGCGGTACAATAGTCTGTTTTTCATACTGTGAACCATCTTTATTTTTCCTCCTCAGAAGCAAGAGATGCTGCCAGATCAACCAGATTAGTCAAAAGCATTACAGTGCAACACCAGAAAGTGTCCAATATGTCTCCACAGGTACAGCACCAGGTACTGAAACTTTCTTTCCTATTAACTATCATTTGATTTTGGTCTACGTAAGACCAGCAAGCTGACTATTCTCTTGTGTCACAGGTGTTGCAGAGTGCTTTGGTGACATTTGACCTGATGGAGAGTCTTATAGTCCGTATCGAAGAGATCACAGAGGAAAAGCTGAAGATCCCAAACTAAATTGAGGGGCTCAAGTGTCACTTCTGGGTTATTTTTATAAACACAGTTTTACTTCATTTGCTCTGTTTGGCCGATACAGAAACATGCATTGATTACAACAATTTTCTTTTCTATgccaaagttattgtaaacaaatgtaaAGCTTGTGCtgttatagcatcaaataaaacaacacaagtGTGAAGTGTGTGAAAAAATGCTGGATCATATGCTGAGCTTTATAGAATGTCTCTAAGCATCTCCCACACAGGACTGCTTTCAATGATGTGAGCCCGAGCCAGAGACATCCGGTCACGGATACTGTCTACATGGGGCTTACTGGTGGCCTGCAGACAAATGAGCCTGTGCTTAGTTCAAAGTATTACAAGGAAACAACATCTAATTCATTATCTAGAATGACCAAATAACTTTTGTGCACTGCCTCTATCTTTACCTTGGCAATTGTCAACATTCCTTTGACAATCTCTGCATTGTTTCGCACAGGCAGGATCCTGAGATTGCTGCCAAAGAATCTGAAAGAGAAAAAGCCAAATAATCTAAATCTTAGAATCACAATGCCTTTGTAACCAGTGTCAGTTAAGCAAACCAAGTTGGGTAAAATCCCTCCAGGTAACAACACTAACAGCcactaaggccggttacacactgcacgcgtctcgcgagcgtggcgtttctgttgcgtctcagctgcgtggattgttctgtgtcctacacaccagaagcgtgtctgacgcggcgctgctcctgctgctaggtACAGGGAGACATAGCGCCAacagattcaaactctgaaaaatgggtaagtgggctatctgtgtagctgtaaagagcctatacagcctatctgatgttggaccgACCGACTCACGTTGttatcgtagcctatcctactaccatttatatatagcctactgatttgattaaagcaagacaacatcggcagtattgactgcaaaatatgttacagaatattttgttctgtatgaccagtgcaacatttgaaaatattttctctgaaattttgtattacatttatatctacattgatgtcaaaacctagactttcaaacatcaagatgtcatttattaatatgcattcgtttctaaatgacatataaacatattttcctattctattttgcctggaaacgcttccaacacgctcgcgtctcgcttgaaaaataggcgtcggttctatttctagcaggcacacGTCTCAGGCGCGTCTTGAGCCGCGCGTCTtacgccggcagtgtgtaagctccaacctgttaacatgggagccaaaatataaacagaacacgcggctgacacgctcgcacgacgcgtgcagtgtgtaaccggcctaacacAGCCATGTATCTACCTCAGTTGAATCACCGACAAGATTTCCAATTCCTTTTTCCCGTTAAAGGGGGCATATAGAAGTAGAAAGCTGTTCCGGTGTACTTGCACAAATGCCCTTATCCTCTTAATGAGTCCagattcctcaaagtgctccagGAGGTCTTCAGGGTCAACCAATAGAAACGCTGTACCTGGGGAAGttgtaaatgttaaaaataaactaaacacaaaaatgtattacttGTTTAAAGGgctgatagaatgcaaaaccaattttaccttgtcatagttgaataatgacagtttcgtgggtaactaggacatacatagaacctcaaaatcccattgagacctctttcctctgcaaatctcacaatttgaaactgcctctgaaaacaggCAAATCTCAAGAGCcgcctagttgacgtcaactcggcagctcctcctcatttggctctagtctctctctttgtcacgccccaacatttacataggctacacaactgacctgagatcagctagtcttctgaatctaggttgggcagatctcagaaattgtatacattgttcatctgctattttaccattaaattcacttctgagacttttttatgcgagaaatcaactatgtacaggtcaaatatgggccgtcttacgaaaattgatgtctaattgcaaattttgtccgattGTGTGTCGGAGTGTgtctgcctcgccgcctggcctgccttcctttacagaccccggcctgctgtgaggtagattgAGCTCcatcacggctggcagcccacggcagTACACCcgtgcaaagtcaccgttttttgggttaatggactaccaaaccgctgcctggacagagctccagggcctgcagctcccctcttcctgctaaatggctggtgtgtgtgagtgagagcgcagagagcttgttacgccagcaatctcttaccacaggttccagttaattttataatgtgtgtaattataatgtgttgagttatttaaacaaacgatcggtgaaataaaagcctcttgtccgcgagtctcattgatagagcctgcggctggatggagagctagctagcctcctcttagaattcctctgaaattcacaaaaatgtataaaattgaaattggacaccattgttagctttatagaccttggggtagaggttatataagtggcgtgacgaaattcaaactgtaaacatacttttacaattacaattacacCAAAAAtgagctaactagccgcaatctgtacacataggattgaagggacagttgcagctaacaaaacccctagtgttcacaaaaattcattaaattgaaatctgacaccattgttagctttataagaccttgggatagctgtgatataagtgccgtgatgaaattcaaactgtaaatatattatagttatgccggtaGCCGGCCGGGGAGCCCCGatagtgcagtaatccacaaagggtgactttgccctgggtatggagcccagcaggctgccgctttctcgtcagactgtgtggcgctcctaaagtctgacacgtcttaccaaatttgcaattagccataaatttttgtaaaactgcccatatttgaGCATTATATAGTtcatttctcgcataaaaatgtgtcagaagtgaatttggtgacgaaacattgcagtgtctggaatatgagattctgggGATcatctgaatattcatgagcatatttggaagaaaaactCCTGTTATAAATAGGACCAAAatacagggatgcataagggccaataaaatatcaaccagggcattttcagcccaaccaatgttacataccccattaggagatcttaacagtgtgaaataccctatataatcattctatcacccctttaaacaagttacttttttgttactttggccATGCAGTACTGATTATAAAGAATATTTGTAGTCTGTGTTTTTAAGTTCTGAGATAAGGATCCAAAAGCAACCAAAGTAGTGTACTACGGGTTTTTTGTGCAAAGTTAATATTGTAGGCTACTGGTGTAAACATTTAAGGCAAGTGTATTCCGAAATGGCTCTATTTGGTGTTAGAGATACTGAGATTATctaaaagcagaaaatgcagcagatttacctgacagaggaAAAATAAAGGCTCCGGACTCAACACTGTCTGAAAATCTGATTCGGTGCTGCTGGGCGCTAATCATCCTGATTGTGTCATGGTTCTGGTAAAACAAATAAGACAATTAAATTAACTTAGCTTCTAAATTCGGGTAAAAGTCATACAAGAATTAATTAGTAATATGTCACCAACTGTTTCTGACTAAATTGCGTTaagctagctagatagctagCAAACCCATATTCATGTTCTTCATTTAACGGACGTTTGAATCCAAAATGTGTTATCCTCTACCTGGAGTGACGTGCTGACTATTATCGTTGTTTTCCACAGAGGAATTGCTTCTTTGTTTGTTGCCATTACCCACTGTTCGCCGTAAGGCAAATTAGCAGTTCTGATAATGAAATCCTCAAACTAACGTTAATGTCCTCGCGGTGCATTCACACGAGACTGCCGCCTCTGTATCTTGAACTCAGCACCAGCGTCAGCGTTGTCATGCTAACAGA is part of the Perca flavescens isolate YP-PL-M2 chromosome 9, PFLA_1.0, whole genome shotgun sequence genome and harbors:
- the c9h1orf146 gene encoding protein SPO16 homolog, giving the protein MATNKEAIPLWKTTIIVSTSLQNHDTIRMISAQQHRIRFSDSVESGAFIFPLSGTAFLLVDPEDLLEHFEESGLIKRIRAFVQVHRNSFLLLYAPFNGKKELEILSVIQLRFFGSNLRILPVRNNAEIVKGMLTIAKATSKPHVDSIRDRMSLARAHIIESSPVWEMLRDIL